A DNA window from Altererythrobacter sp. B11 contains the following coding sequences:
- a CDS encoding TonB-dependent receptor — protein sequence MRIFGIPSDGAPRRALSLTIALALTCGVSAPALAQGIADAEGGEAPAGDAAQGNSIVVTAMRRASTVQETPIAITAITGETLTNAGVTNITEYAKFVPSLRIQDNGPGSRRVSLRGVIAPGEPTVGTYYNDVPATGSVGPSNDAAGRTGDFTLFDIERVEVLRGPQGTLYGASSMGGAIRVIFNRASYEYEGAVEAQLGFVEGGDPAYFVNGMVNVPLVEDKLAVRFVAYQHESAGWIDNQFLGIKNINDLNVTGGRLSVHWDIAPGLTLDTMSMYEETQSFGTTVNPDLGEYVTADQVLLPYDDKAQFHSATLEYDLGFATLAAVGGYQKRVSEYAADDSYYIGRQRTPQRCATYTNGSASAPCSADQLAGFYSYIDGLIPAAIYYPGTNEDLTGELRLSSNGLNMLDWTVGVFYQDRSSHVEPSDARADAETGAIIRPVQLFYRRQLDDTLKQTAAFGEVTFHPVPEIGLTAGLRYYDYDKRVVGWTDIPWSLISAIERPPTTVDASENGTLLKFNASWEPNPDTLFYATAAQGYRPGGANQVIGLPDDLTPYEADTLWNYEVGAKFTLGGRTTLNMAAFQIDWDNIQVRGRTPDGAFSFLSNAGAARIRGLELEAATRPVMGLTLTLAGNYLDAKLTEDQVSDVITAPGQSGDRLADIPRWNGTLSAEYTTPVSSDADFFARADVNYVGPSNSELVADSPLNVVSGDYSLTNLRVGVEWGGGDTGAYLFVQNLFDAFALTRGTNAAYANGFRANVTTPRTIGVNVRRNF from the coding sequence ATGAGGATCTTCGGCATACCTTCCGACGGGGCGCCCCGCCGTGCGCTCTCCCTGACGATCGCTTTGGCGCTGACCTGCGGAGTCTCGGCCCCTGCGCTGGCGCAGGGCATCGCCGACGCCGAGGGAGGCGAAGCGCCCGCGGGCGATGCTGCGCAGGGCAATTCCATCGTCGTCACTGCGATGCGGCGGGCGTCCACCGTGCAGGAGACGCCGATCGCCATCACCGCGATTACTGGCGAGACGCTGACCAATGCGGGCGTGACCAACATCACCGAATACGCCAAGTTCGTGCCCTCTCTGCGCATCCAGGATAACGGCCCTGGATCGCGCCGGGTATCGCTACGCGGCGTGATCGCGCCGGGCGAACCGACAGTGGGCACCTATTATAACGACGTGCCGGCCACCGGCTCTGTCGGCCCGTCCAACGATGCCGCCGGGCGCACCGGCGACTTCACCCTGTTCGATATCGAGCGGGTCGAGGTGCTGCGTGGCCCGCAGGGGACGCTCTATGGCGCGAGCTCGATGGGCGGCGCGATCCGCGTCATATTCAACCGCGCGTCTTACGAGTATGAAGGCGCGGTCGAGGCGCAGCTCGGCTTTGTCGAGGGTGGCGACCCCGCCTATTTCGTGAACGGCATGGTCAACGTGCCGCTGGTTGAGGACAAGCTCGCTGTTCGCTTCGTCGCTTATCAGCACGAATCCGCCGGATGGATAGACAACCAGTTCCTCGGCATCAAGAACATCAATGACCTGAACGTTACTGGCGGTCGGCTGTCGGTGCATTGGGACATCGCGCCCGGCCTGACGCTCGATACCATGTCAATGTACGAGGAGACACAGAGCTTCGGCACCACCGTCAACCCCGATCTGGGCGAGTATGTCACCGCCGACCAGGTGCTGCTGCCCTATGATGACAAGGCGCAATTCCACAGCGCGACGCTGGAATATGATCTGGGCTTCGCCACCCTAGCGGCCGTGGGCGGGTATCAGAAGCGCGTGTCGGAATATGCCGCGGATGACAGCTATTACATCGGCCGGCAGCGCACCCCGCAACGCTGCGCCACCTACACCAATGGCAGCGCCTCGGCACCCTGCTCGGCCGACCAGCTGGCCGGGTTCTATTCCTATATCGACGGCCTGATCCCCGCCGCGATCTATTATCCCGGCACCAACGAGGATCTGACCGGCGAGCTGAGGTTGAGCTCCAACGGTCTGAACATGCTCGATTGGACGGTCGGCGTGTTCTACCAGGATCGCAGCAGCCACGTAGAGCCCTCCGACGCCAGGGCGGACGCGGAGACGGGTGCGATCATCCGGCCGGTGCAGCTGTTCTATCGCCGCCAGCTGGACGACACGCTGAAGCAGACGGCGGCGTTTGGCGAAGTGACCTTTCATCCGGTGCCCGAGATCGGCCTGACCGCCGGCTTGCGCTATTACGACTACGACAAGCGGGTGGTCGGCTGGACCGACATTCCGTGGTCGCTGATCAGCGCGATTGAGCGCCCGCCGACGACCGTGGATGCCTCTGAGAACGGCACGCTGCTGAAGTTCAACGCCTCCTGGGAGCCCAATCCCGATACCCTGTTCTACGCCACCGCGGCCCAGGGCTATCGCCCGGGCGGCGCCAACCAGGTGATCGGGCTGCCGGACGACCTGACGCCGTATGAGGCCGATACGCTGTGGAATTACGAGGTGGGCGCCAAGTTCACGCTCGGCGGCCGTACGACACTGAACATGGCGGCGTTCCAGATTGACTGGGACAACATCCAGGTGCGTGGCCGGACGCCAGACGGCGCGTTCAGCTTCCTGTCCAATGCGGGTGCGGCGCGCATCCGGGGGCTGGAGCTGGAGGCGGCGACGCGGCCGGTCATGGGCCTGACCCTGACCCTTGCGGGCAATTACCTCGACGCGAAGTTGACTGAGGATCAGGTGAGCGATGTGATCACCGCACCCGGTCAGTCCGGCGACCGGCTGGCCGATATCCCGAGGTGGAACGGCACCCTGTCTGCGGAATATACGACGCCGGTGTCGTCCGACGCCGATTTCTTCGCCCGCGCGGACGTGAACTATGTCGGCCCGTCCAATTCCGAATTGGTGGCGGACAGCCCCCTGAACGTCGTCTCCGGCGATTATTCCCTGACCAATCTGCGCGTGGGCGTCGAGTGGGGAGGGGGGGACACGGGCGCCTATCTGTTCGTGCAGAACCTGTTTGACGCCTTCGCCCTGACCCGCGGCACGAATGCTGCCTACGCCAACGGCTTCCGAGCCAATGTGACGACGCCCCGGACCATCGGCGTCAACGTTCGTCGCAACTTCTGA
- the hutC gene encoding histidine utilization repressor — protein sequence MSLHNRIRADIERRILSGEWKPGDRIPFEHELMVEYDCSRMTVNKALSALAVAGLINRRRRTGSFVAQQHVDMAALAIPDIREEIETRGGIYSIELLSRKVGPANGAHLQVSAVHGRPAILVLSCRHLSDRMPFAVEYREINLIQVPEAEEVDFTTTAPGSWLLENVPWTDAENRISARSAGSDCRKLDLEPDAACLMLERRTWRGGAPITFVRQIFPAANLSLVARFIGMTPQPE from the coding sequence ATGTCGCTGCACAACCGGATTCGCGCCGATATCGAACGCCGCATCCTGTCAGGAGAATGGAAGCCGGGCGACCGCATCCCCTTCGAGCACGAGCTGATGGTGGAATATGATTGCTCCCGCATGACGGTAAACAAGGCGCTTTCTGCCCTGGCCGTGGCGGGGCTGATCAACCGCCGCCGCCGAACAGGCTCATTCGTGGCGCAGCAGCATGTCGACATGGCGGCGCTGGCGATACCCGACATCCGCGAGGAAATCGAGACGCGGGGCGGGATCTACTCGATCGAGCTGCTGTCGCGCAAAGTGGGGCCGGCGAACGGCGCGCATTTGCAAGTCTCTGCCGTGCACGGGCGCCCCGCCATTCTGGTACTGAGCTGCCGCCATCTGTCGGACCGGATGCCGTTTGCGGTGGAGTATCGCGAGATCAATCTCATCCAGGTGCCGGAGGCTGAGGAGGTCGACTTCACCACGACCGCGCCGGGCAGCTGGCTGCTTGAGAATGTTCCATGGACGGATGCGGAGAACCGGATTTCGGCGCGCTCCGCCGGAAGCGATTGCCGCAAGCTTGACCTTGAGCCCGATGCGGCCTGCCTGATGCTGGAGCGCCGAACCTGGCGCGGCGGTGCGCCGATCACCTTCGTCCGCCAGATCTTCCCGGCGGCCAATCTCAGCCTTGTCGCCCGCTTCATCGGGATGACCCCGCAGCCGGAGTAG
- a CDS encoding formimidoylglutamate deiminase — MTGLWFERALLPTGWASNVAVDLTHRGTIAAIATDCADAGERMRYGVALPGVPNLHSHAFQRAMAGLTERREEARDTFWSWRSLMYRFAGRVGPEALQAIAALAYMEMLESGFTRVGEFHYLHHQPDGWEYDTPALMAQALASAAAECGIALTLLPVFYASADFGGTPPAAEQRRFVSTRDSYDRLFDGSEAAIAGLEDAIVGIAPHSLRATPLPDLNHLAHLRSDAPVHIHIAEQQQEVEACLAWSGKRPIELLLDNAEVDARWCLVHATHLDAGERKRVAASGAVVGLCPITEANLGDGLFPVAEFLEEQGVIGIGSDSNVRIDAAAELQWLEYGQRLTRQARNVAAIPGPSTGRSLFDHAVAGGARALGQNYHGIVVGAPADIVSLEASSIDLVGREDDAILDSWIFARAQVESVWRRGRMYVSGGRHCERDAIEHKYKQVVTRLLQDA, encoded by the coding sequence ATGACGGGATTGTGGTTCGAACGTGCGCTGCTGCCGACAGGCTGGGCGAGCAATGTGGCCGTCGATCTCACGCACCGCGGGACCATTGCTGCGATCGCGACCGATTGCGCCGATGCGGGTGAGAGAATGCGTTACGGGGTCGCCCTGCCTGGCGTTCCCAATCTTCACAGCCATGCCTTCCAGCGGGCGATGGCCGGGCTGACCGAACGGCGGGAAGAAGCGCGAGATACGTTCTGGAGCTGGCGCAGCCTGATGTATCGCTTTGCCGGGCGAGTGGGGCCAGAGGCGCTGCAGGCGATCGCGGCGCTTGCCTATATGGAGATGCTGGAATCCGGTTTCACCCGCGTCGGCGAATTCCACTACCTGCATCATCAGCCCGATGGTTGGGAATATGACACGCCGGCACTGATGGCGCAGGCGCTTGCCTCGGCCGCTGCCGAGTGCGGGATCGCCCTGACGCTGCTGCCGGTCTTTTACGCCTCCGCCGACTTCGGGGGCACGCCCCCTGCCGCAGAGCAGCGCCGGTTTGTCTCGACACGCGATTCCTATGACCGCCTTTTCGATGGCAGCGAGGCAGCGATCGCGGGCCTGGAGGATGCCATTGTCGGAATCGCCCCGCACAGCCTGCGCGCCACCCCGCTGCCGGATCTGAACCACCTCGCTCATCTGCGCAGTGACGCGCCGGTCCACATCCACATCGCCGAACAGCAGCAGGAGGTTGAGGCGTGCCTGGCTTGGAGCGGAAAGCGGCCGATCGAGCTGTTGCTCGACAATGCCGAGGTGGATGCGCGCTGGTGCCTTGTCCATGCGACGCATCTCGATGCCGGCGAGCGCAAGCGGGTGGCGGCGAGCGGAGCGGTGGTGGGCCTGTGCCCGATCACCGAGGCGAATTTGGGGGACGGCCTCTTCCCGGTGGCGGAATTTCTGGAGGAGCAGGGCGTGATCGGTATCGGCTCGGACTCCAATGTCCGGATCGATGCGGCGGCGGAACTGCAATGGCTGGAATATGGCCAACGGCTGACGCGGCAGGCGCGCAATGTGGCCGCAATTCCAGGCCCTTCGACGGGCAGGTCGCTGTTCGATCATGCCGTCGCGGGAGGGGCTAGGGCTCTTGGCCAGAATTATCATGGGATTGTAGTGGGCGCGCCGGCGGATATCGTCTCTCTCGAGGCGAGCAGCATCGATCTTGTTGGGCGAGAGGACGATGCCATTCTCGACAGCTGGATCTTCGCGCGGGCGCAGGTGGAGAGCGTCTGGCGCCGAGGGCGGATGTATGTATCCGGCGGGCGGCACTGCGAGCGCGACGCGATTGAGCATAAGTACAAGCAGGTGGTGACCCGCCTGCTGCAAGATGCCTAA